The following are from one region of the Streptomyces fradiae genome:
- a CDS encoding multidrug efflux SMR transporter: MGYGLLAGAIAAEIAATTSMKYSEGFTRLGPSLITGAGYLLAFALLARALKTLEIGTAYAIWSGIGTAAVAAIGALFLGESMNLAKITGLVLIIAGVAVLNLGGAH, from the coding sequence ATGGGATACGGACTGCTCGCGGGGGCCATAGCGGCCGAGATCGCCGCCACCACCTCCATGAAGTACAGCGAGGGCTTCACCAGGCTCGGCCCGTCCCTGATCACCGGCGCCGGCTACCTCCTCGCCTTCGCGCTGCTCGCCCGCGCCCTCAAGACCCTGGAGATCGGCACCGCCTACGCCATCTGGTCCGGCATCGGCACCGCCGCCGTCGCCGCCATCGGCGCCCTCTTCCTCGGCGAGTCCATGAACCTCGCCAAGATCACCGGCCTCGTCCTCATCATCGCCGGGGTCGCCGTGCTCAACCTCGGCGGAGCCCACTGA